One window of Quercus robur chromosome 5, dhQueRobu3.1, whole genome shotgun sequence genomic DNA carries:
- the LOC126727044 gene encoding protein REPRESSOR OF SILENCING 3-like, giving the protein MNEEEINIMNSVMNKLFEREKVSDAAHSGNGQAKERDNSAKLISGLQFDETEADSESDEDNLIINVVKRKNNRIDLLGVQEKEQISENQDFSGKRTSKDGQNQNALKEQKRNTVPPNKKRKSLNQESDENGSLSAITRGKGKLKTHSDESAVLGAQLAEPESGIQQSAPVVSWSQKSSWRALVGDKSNTSFSVSHILPGIDSSKEQQPKFDGSSVPDSTVSKNDNLVRHGDHLESHSSETIKEVTETQPAKPSAASTNSGKRCCLAPEILLDTID; this is encoded by the exons ATGAATGAGGAAGAGATTAACATAATGAATTCAGTGATGAACAAGCTCTTTGAAAGGGAAAAAGTATCGGATGCTGCACATAGTGGAAATGGACAGGCCAAGGAAAGAGATAATTCTGCCAAATTGATTTCTGGCTTGCAATTTGATGAGACTGAAGCAGACTCTGAATCGGATGAAGATAATCTCATAATTAATGTggtgaaaaggaaaaacaatagaATAGATTTGTTAGGTGTCCAGGAAAAGGAGCAAATTTCTGAAAATCAG GACTTCAGTGGCAAGCGAACTTCCAAGGATGGGCAAAATCAGAATGCGCTCAAAGAGCAGAAAAGGAATACTGTACCTCCTAACAAGAAGAGGAAATCACTCAATCAAGAAAGTGATGAAAATGGATCTCTCTCTGCTATCACTAGAGGCAAGGGGAAGTTAAAAACCCATTCAGATGAATCAGCTGTATTGGGAGCTCAACTGGCTGAACCAGAATCTGGTATCCAACAATCAGCTCCTGTTGTTTCTTGGTCTCAGAAGTCTTCATGGAGAGCTCTTGTTGGTGATAAGAGCAACACTTCATTCAGCGTCTCACATATCTTGCCAGGCATTGACTCTAGCAAGGAACAGCAACCAAAATTTGATGGTTCATCTGTGCCTGACTCCACTGTCAGCAAAAATGACAACTTAGTAAGGCATGGAGATCACTTGGAAAGTCATTCAAGTGAAACAATTAAAGAGGTCACAGAAACTCAGCCTGCCAAACCTAGTGCAGCTTCAACTAATTCTGGCAAGAGGTGCTGCTTGGCTCCAGAAATCCTCTTGGACACAATTGATTAG